From the Candidatus Neomarinimicrobiota bacterium genome, the window CAACATTATATTGTACCTGGAGAATGGGCAACTTTTAGAAATATTGCGGATATTATTTCAGATTTTCTAGAGTTTCGCACAACATTTCTTACTATTCCATTTTGGACAGCTTACACCGCATTGCCCTTTGCCTTTTTAAAATCCAAACTTTCAGGGGAGCGGCCTTCTTTCAGCCTCGGGAGTCTTCATGCCCTTGCGGTGCAGTGCAAAGATATCCCCGGCACTCTGGCCAGAAAAAAGTTGGCCCATTTATCACGACCTTTAGAGGATACTATAAAAGATACAGTGAATGAAATAATGGCAAATGTTCCATAAAAAGAGGATAAGGTAGCGCATGCTAATTAATGAGTGGCAATATGAATTAACGATCTGGATTTGGTTGGGAATTGCGGCGGGCACATTCATTTTACTCATGTTCATTCGCGCACCTTACGGTCGCCATGAACGACCCGGTTGGGGACCCACAATCCCTGCGCGCCTAGGGTGGATTCTTATGGAGTCTCCCTGCATTATTGTAATGACGGTATTTTTCGGTATTGCCGCCTCAGAATGGACCCTCGCTGATCCAGTGGGAATTATTTTTTATATCATGTGGATAACTCACTATGTACATCGCAGTTGGGTATGGCCAGCCAGAGCCCATATTACTGGGAAAAAAATGCCTGTAAGCATTATCCTTTTTGCAATCGGGTTTAATGGCATTAACTCGTGGGTCAACGCTGAATGGCTTTTTAGCCTCCACCACCCATATCCCTTAGAATGGCTCACTAGCCCCCAATTTATAATCGGCGTAATTATATTTATTACAGGCATGGGCATCAATATTAAATCGGATAACATGTTGTTTAACCTGCGTGCGGATGGAGCGACTGATTACAAAATCCCCCAAAATGGTTTGTTTAAGTGGGTTTCCTGCCCAAACTATTTAGGAGAATTATTAGAATGGTGGGGATGGGCTCTGGCTACTTGGTCTTTAGCGGGACTCTCTTTTGCACTATGGGGTATGGCAAATCTTATCCCCCGTGCCCGGGCAAACCACATTTGGTATAAAGAAAAATTTTTCAACTATCCAAAAGATAGAAAGGCGCTTATTCCCAAAATTTGGTGAAAGAATAATCCATTGACTTAATCTCTAATAATTAGCAGTTTCGATGAGGTTTTAGAACCTAATTACCGCATAACAAAGGTGCCGGCATAGCACAAATTATAAGTGACATGCCTATACTAAGCTTTAAATACATTTTTTTCTTTCTTTTTGTACCCATTGGGGCGCTGACGGCGCAGTCTATCCAATTTACTGAAATCCATTATGATCCATCCACCAGTCAGGGGAGTGATTCGGATTATGAATTCATAGAAATATTCAACTCAGGTGGATCGTCGGTAGATTTATCCAATTATTATTTTTCAGGAATTTCTTACACTTTTTCATCCGGCGCCTCATTGGCGGCTGGGGCTTATATTGTTCTCGCTCGACAAAGCGACAATTATTCCGGCAGCCTTGAATGGTCCAGTGGTGTATTAACTAATGGTGGTGAAACACTGACTCTATACGACGGTTCTGAAAATGTTATTGATCAGGTAACCTTTGACAATGCCTCCACCTGGCCCACACCTCCCAATGGTGACGGACCGTCTCTAGAACTTAAGGACCCATCCTCGGATAATAGCGTTGGATCCAATTGGACATACAGCTACCATTCAGGTGGAACGCCCGGTTATGCCAATCAAAGTATTCAGCTTACCGGTTCGGCGGGGTGGCGAATCATGTCCCTTCCGCTGCAAAGTAAAACGCATGATGATTTATTAAGCGGGATTTGGACCCAGGGCTTTACGGGGGCAGATGCCACCACTGGAACAGCAAATGTTTATACATATAGCGGTAGCGCTTGGGCATCTATCAGCAATCAAACTGACACACCAACTGCCGGAACTGGTTTTCTTGTTTATGTCTATTCAGATGATAATAATGATGGATCTGCTGAAGGCTTTCCAAAAACCATAACGCTCAGTGGCAGCGAATATGCAGCAACAGTCAGTGTTACAACCGCTGCCAGCACATGGAATTTATTAGGGAATCCCTTTACCCATACAATTGATGCGGATAAGCTCAGTCTTGGTGGAAGTGGCAGCGGAACCAATGATAATTATGAAACTGCTGTTTATGTCTGGGATAATAGCTCCGGCACATTTAAATCCTACGATGCGTCCACAAGCTCAGGAACGCTTACAGGCGGATTAATCGAACCATTTCAAGGATTTCTAATCCAGTCAAAAACCAGTGGTACCCAATTCGATTTTAAATCTAGCTCCAAAGCAATTAGCTCGGGGGCATTTTATAAGACATCATCCGCTCCTCAAATAATAATTCAAGCTTCGACTGGCTCTTTTCAAGACGTGGCTATTCTAAATGTTATTCCATCCTCCTCCTTGGGTGCCGGTGGCGCATATAAACTAAAACCAGTTGACAGTCGCGAAAGGATGTTAATGGCATTTTTTAATGATTTAACACCCATGGAAATAATGAATATTTCATTGGCCGATACCATTACATCAATTTCTTTTGATGCTTTCAGAATTGATCGCGATTGGGCACTAAAGCCCAGCCTCATTGATTTGGATTGGCAATTAATAAATATTCCAGAAAATATTATAGTCCAATTAATTGATCATGGAACGGGGTCTTTGATCAATCTTTCTGACAAAAACACTATTTCATTTTATAATCGTGAAGTGCGTCAGCCTGAATTTGATGGAGATAACATAGGAAATATACCAAGTTACCGATCTCCGCGATTTGAATTAATAATTAGGGCGAAAATGCTTTTGGATGCCAAAACAACACCAACGCGCTTTCGCCTCTACCCCGCCTTTCCCAACCCTTTTAATGCCAGTACTACAATTGAATTTGAGCTTCTAGAAAAAAGCCATGTTGAAATCACTGTCTATAATATAAGGGGTAAAAAGGTGGCCACAATCACAAATGAAATGATGACTGCCGGAAATCAAACAATTCGTTGGAGGCCCAACCATTTATCATCAGGAATTTATTTTTGCCGACTTCGATCTGGAACAACCGTTCGAACCATAAAACTTGTACTAATGAAATAAAGGGAAAAACCATGGAATATGGAAAATGGATAATGGTAATACTTTACTTAACAATTCTAATGGCACAGCCTACATTCCCGGGGACACCAAACCAGGCGCCCATCGGTGGTTTAGGTGCTCTGGCCGTGGCTGGTGGGGCGCTTGCTTTGAAAAAATTATGGAATAAAAGAAAGGGGAACTAGTCTGTCTTTCTCCTCATTAAAGTTAAGTTTTTTAAAAAATATATTGACATCAATTAACCTAGCGTTGTAGAATAATACACACGCGTTAATAACGAATAAAAACAAGTTAGGAGTACGTTATGCAAAAAGGCAGTGTAAATAAAGTGGTGTTGGTTGGACACCTGGGTGGCGACCCGGAAACACGGTATACGCCGTCCGGTGCTGCTGTGGCCAACTTCAATCTGGCAACAAACGAAACCTGGCGTGATAGTAACGGTGAACTTCAGGATAAAACTGAATGGCATCGTTGTGTTATGTTTGGGAAATCTGCGGAATTGTCCGGTGAACTCTTGAAAAAGGGTCAGCTGGTCTATTTGGAGGGAAAGCTCCAAACCCGTAATTGGGAAGACAAGGATGGTGTTAAGCGCTATACCACAGAAGTGGTTGGTGATATTTTTACCATGCTTGGCCGCAAGATGGATAATGCGGGCGGCGGAAAGGCCGCACCCGCGACTACGGCGGCGACAGCTGATGGTGATGATGAAGACGATCTTCCGTTCTAATCAATCCTGAAAGTCCGATTAATAAAAAGGCCTCTCGATTATCGGGGGGCCTTTTTATATATTCATTTTATTAAATAATATATTGAAATAGTCAAAACTCATCATTTAACATTTACTCCTAAGAAAAAATCTTATAACTACATTAAAATCCAAACGCATTTTATTCCACTTTAGAAAGATTTCATGAATACTGAAAAACTGCAAAATGACCTGAATCAATTTTGGGATGACCACATTGTTCCTACTCTAACCGAATATATTAAAATTCCTAACAAGTCTCCCGCTTTTGATCCTGATTGGGAAACCACGGGCCACATGGAAACAGCATTAAATCTCGCTATAGATTGGGCAGAAAAACATCGCCCTGAAAACAGCATCCTTCATGTTAAAAGACTTGAAGGCAGAACACCCCTCATCATGATTGAAGTCCCCGGTGAGCGGGAAGGTAATATTCTTATGTACGGGCATTTGGACAAACAGCCAGAAATGGAGGGCTGGAACGAAGGCCTCGGCCCTTGGGATCCAGTCATGATTGATGAAAAACTTTATGGCCGTGGCGGCGCTGATGATGGCTACGCAATGTTTGCTTCCCTCGGGGCTGTAAAAGCTTTGAAAAATCAGGGCCTTGCCCTACCGCGAATTATAGTATTGATTGAGTTCTGCGAAGAAAGCGGTTCTCCCGATCTCCCTTATTATATAGATGAATATGCGGATATTATTGGCAATGTGGATTTGGTGGTTTGCCTTGATTCCGGCGCGGGAAATTATAAACAGTTCTGGACAACGGTATCACTCCGAGGCATGGTGGCCTGTGAACTACGAGCAGATGTACTTACAGAAGGCGTCCATTCTGGGAGTGCCAGTGGATTAGTCCCCTCTTCCTTCCGTGTCTTGAGGCAGCTAATCTCACGGATTGAAGATGAAATTTCAGGTGAAATAAAAATTGGAGATTTTCACACCAATGTTCCCGAACATCGGATTGAAGAAATAAAAAAAATGTTGGACGCTCTAGGTTGCGAAACAGAAGCTTTTCCATGGCATGAAAATATGATCGCTTCTACTACCGACCCAGTAGAGGGGACTTTAAGACGAACATGGAAACCGTCTCTTTCGTTTGTGGGAATGGATGGCGTTCCCGCAGTAAAAGATGGTGGTAATGTGCTACGGCCTTATACAACGATAAAACTTTCTTTTCGGCTGCCGCCTGACGTGGACAGTCACAAAGCCATGGCCGCGGCAGAAAAAATATTGCTGGAAAAACCACCTTACAATGCCACACTTTCAATTAAATGGGAAGAACCGGCAAACGGTTGGAATGCGCCAAAACTTTCTCCTTGGCTAGACGGCGCTATCCAAGAAGCATCCGAAACATTTTATCAAAAACCGGCTTTAGCTATGGGTGAAGGAGGCACCATTCCTTTTATGGCTATGCTGGGCGATAAATTCCCCCAAGCGCAATTTGTGATTACTGGGGTATTGGGCCCTGGCTCCAACGCCCATGGACCCAATGAATTTATCCATATCCCCTTCGCTAAAAGACTCAGCGCCTGTATTGGTTATATTCTGAATCAATTCCCCTCTTGATTTGAGCGCCCGGACTAAATTAGATCTATTAAAACCACGCCCTAAGCGGGTGCGGTATTTCGTGACCTATCTTGCTCTTCTTTTAGGAGCGATTATTGCCAAGATTACTGTCAAGGGTCGACACCACCTTCCAAAAGAAGGCCCTTTTATAGTGGCGATTAATCATTTTAATTATGCTGATCCTCCCTTTGTGGTTTATGCAATTCGGCGGCCCATCAACTTTTTGGCAGCCAGTGATCAAGTGGTGGAGTGGTTTAATTACTGGGCCATTTGGTTATACGGATTTATTCCTACCAATCGAACACGATTGGGGCCATCCACAATAAAAACGGCCAAGAAAGTTCTGAAGCAAAAGGATATATTGGGAATTTTTCCTGAGGGAAATTCCCTTTCTGATGAGCTCCGACCAGCAAAGGGCGGTGTCGTATTTCTTTCTACCACCATGCAGGTGCCCATTGTGCCGGTGAGTATTTCAGGATTAAGAGGCAATATATGGCAAGATCTTTTTAAAGGTGTCCGTCCCAAACTTCAAGTGAATATCGGCAAATCTTTTGGCCCCTTTTCTTTACCTAAAGACCGCAGTAAAAGAGACGGTGCGCTCCAAAAAATCGGCGATAAGGTTATGTGCCGGATCGGAGCACTGCTACCCGATGAATGCCATGGTGTTTATGCCGGCGATCCTTTAATAAAAAAATATCGTAAAGAGAATCAATAGTCTGAGACACTTATCGGCGTTCTCTACATCATTGATGTTTTGTTACTAAAATATATAATCCTCCCAGAGTTACGCCGCCACCAATGAGTGTCATCATTGGAATCGCCTCTGCAAATAATATTAATGCCATGATGGTAGCTAAAACAGGTTCTCCCAACGGAACGGCGCTTACAATGGTGGGGCGCACATATCGCACAGAGTAATATAATAAGGTGTGACCCAATACGGTTGGGATAAGCCCTAATAGTATGAGCCATAAATAGTCTGAACTTTCAAAACGAAATAGATTGCGATCAAGACTGGTGCCCAATCCCAACAGAATTATGGCCGCCCATCCGTAAAGTGATCGGGTGAAAATAAAAAGGTCTGAATCTTTCCTCACTTTTTCGGCAAAGATCATGAGTAAGGCTAAAAATAAACCGGCAAACAGTGCAAGGATTACACCAACCAAATCATCGCCGCCACCACTCAAATTGCCCACTTGTAACAGAGCCGCCCCAATTAAAGCCAGAACTAATCCAATCGCCATACCAATATTCCAAGAGCGTTTTAAAAACACTTTTTCAATTATTGCTGCAAACAGTGGTGCCATAGCACCCAACAAGGTAGTCTTTGAAATTGTGGTAAAATGGAGGGCAGCAAAAAAACTAATAAAGTGAAGGGATAAAAATAATCCGCATAAAATAATGGTGTAACGGTGTTTCTCAGGTAAGGGCTCTTTCTTTTGAATAAAGGTCGCTCCCCAAAAAACAGCGGCGCCAATAGCCATGCGCCATAAACTCACAGCCACTGGGGCCACTTCAGGAATCATGCGGGCAAAAATGGCCGAGGTGCTAATACAAATTAAAGCAAGGGCTAGGATGATGATCATTCGGCTTCGCATACCAGAAAATAAGGCGGACAAAAATCACTTTCATTATATTTCCTCTTCGATTTTTCAACTTAACTTTTAGGATTAAAATCAGCGGAATTTTTTCTATGTCAAAAACAAAACCACAACATTATCTAATCGTGATTGCCTTGGCCATTGGCTTTATGGCGCTTATGCGGACTCGCGCCATTCAACAAAATCCGCCTTTGGTTGATGGTAGCGCAAATGAACATATACAACCAAAAGAAAGTCATTTTAAAAATCTACGCCAACTCACTTTCAGTGGTGAAAATGCAGAAGCGTATTTCAGTTCGGACGGTAAAAAGCTGATCTTCCAAGCCCACGAT encodes:
- a CDS encoding 1-acyl-sn-glycerol-3-phosphate acyltransferase is translated as MTYLALLLGAIIAKITVKGRHHLPKEGPFIVAINHFNYADPPFVVYAIRRPINFLAASDQVVEWFNYWAIWLYGFIPTNRTRLGPSTIKTAKKVLKQKDILGIFPEGNSLSDELRPAKGGVVFLSTTMQVPIVPVSISGLRGNIWQDLFKGVRPKLQVNIGKSFGPFSLPKDRSKRDGALQKIGDKVMCRIGALLPDECHGVYAGDPLIKKYRKENQ
- a CDS encoding EamA family transporter — protein: MIIILALALICISTSAIFARMIPEVAPVAVSLWRMAIGAAVFWGATFIQKKEPLPEKHRYTIILCGLFLSLHFISFFAALHFTTISKTTLLGAMAPLFAAIIEKVFLKRSWNIGMAIGLVLALIGAALLQVGNLSGGGDDLVGVILALFAGLFLALLMIFAEKVRKDSDLFIFTRSLYGWAAIILLGLGTSLDRNLFRFESSDYLWLILLGLIPTVLGHTLLYYSVRYVRPTIVSAVPLGEPVLATIMALILFAEAIPMMTLIGGGVTLGGLYILVTKHQ
- a CDS encoding T9SS type A sorting domain-containing protein, encoding MPILSFKYIFFFLFVPIGALTAQSIQFTEIHYDPSTSQGSDSDYEFIEIFNSGGSSVDLSNYYFSGISYTFSSGASLAAGAYIVLARQSDNYSGSLEWSSGVLTNGGETLTLYDGSENVIDQVTFDNASTWPTPPNGDGPSLELKDPSSDNSVGSNWTYSYHSGGTPGYANQSIQLTGSAGWRIMSLPLQSKTHDDLLSGIWTQGFTGADATTGTANVYTYSGSAWASISNQTDTPTAGTGFLVYVYSDDNNDGSAEGFPKTITLSGSEYAATVSVTTAASTWNLLGNPFTHTIDADKLSLGGSGSGTNDNYETAVYVWDNSSGTFKSYDASTSSGTLTGGLIEPFQGFLIQSKTSGTQFDFKSSSKAISSGAFYKTSSAPQIIIQASTGSFQDVAILNVIPSSSLGAGGAYKLKPVDSRERMLMAFFNDLTPMEIMNISLADTITSISFDAFRIDRDWALKPSLIDLDWQLINIPENIIVQLIDHGTGSLINLSDKNTISFYNREVRQPEFDGDNIGNIPSYRSPRFELIIRAKMLLDAKTTPTRFRLYPAFPNPFNASTTIEFELLEKSHVEITVYNIRGKKVATITNEMMTAGNQTIRWRPNHLSSGIYFCRLRSGTTVRTIKLVLMK
- a CDS encoding single-stranded DNA-binding protein, which encodes MQKGSVNKVVLVGHLGGDPETRYTPSGAAVANFNLATNETWRDSNGELQDKTEWHRCVMFGKSAELSGELLKKGQLVYLEGKLQTRNWEDKDGVKRYTTEVVGDIFTMLGRKMDNAGGGKAAPATTAATADGDDEDDLPF
- a CDS encoding DUF1295 domain-containing protein; the encoded protein is MLINEWQYELTIWIWLGIAAGTFILLMFIRAPYGRHERPGWGPTIPARLGWILMESPCIIVMTVFFGIAASEWTLADPVGIIFYIMWITHYVHRSWVWPARAHITGKKMPVSIILFAIGFNGINSWVNAEWLFSLHHPYPLEWLTSPQFIIGVIIFITGMGINIKSDNMLFNLRADGATDYKIPQNGLFKWVSCPNYLGELLEWWGWALATWSLAGLSFALWGMANLIPRARANHIWYKEKFFNYPKDRKALIPKIW
- a CDS encoding M20/M25/M40 family metallo-hydrolase; the encoded protein is MNTEKLQNDLNQFWDDHIVPTLTEYIKIPNKSPAFDPDWETTGHMETALNLAIDWAEKHRPENSILHVKRLEGRTPLIMIEVPGEREGNILMYGHLDKQPEMEGWNEGLGPWDPVMIDEKLYGRGGADDGYAMFASLGAVKALKNQGLALPRIIVLIEFCEESGSPDLPYYIDEYADIIGNVDLVVCLDSGAGNYKQFWTTVSLRGMVACELRADVLTEGVHSGSASGLVPSSFRVLRQLISRIEDEISGEIKIGDFHTNVPEHRIEEIKKMLDALGCETEAFPWHENMIASTTDPVEGTLRRTWKPSLSFVGMDGVPAVKDGGNVLRPYTTIKLSFRLPPDVDSHKAMAAAEKILLEKPPYNATLSIKWEEPANGWNAPKLSPWLDGAIQEASETFYQKPALAMGEGGTIPFMAMLGDKFPQAQFVITGVLGPGSNAHGPNEFIHIPFAKRLSACIGYILNQFPS